A window from Candidatus Arthromitus sp. SFB-rat-Yit encodes these proteins:
- the secD gene encoding protein translocase subunit SecD: MKKDKLTSKGSSLFIFILVLLLFLFCTFWGFKGFEILGYKFKNFNDSILKGLDLQGGVSVLQEIVDENVTKETLQNTRELLSLRVNKFGLSEPVVTIEGSNRIRIDLAGEFDSNDIVKTLTSTGQLNFKDEEGNVLLTGSDVKNATAVLTQDGKAIIQLKFTDEGTKKFAEATGKNINKIIEISMDDQILTKPVVNTQITDGEAVIEGSMSFEEANKIASIIQSGALPVTLNTISVNKVGPTLGAESLPNTIKAGLIGFVFILIIMFIRYRFPGIISVFSLAIYMILFLFVFAIIGAVLTLPGIAGILLTLGMAIDSNILIFERIREELTKGKSVKVSIKIGFDKAMNSILDSNITTIIAGLVLYFIGTGSVKGFATTLLIGIVLSMFSSIVITRFLIKLFYNMGLRSKRSYGFDENEHKKSKGVIIDEHNEKI, from the coding sequence GTGAAAAAAGATAAACTTACTTCGAAAGGATCCTCACTATTTATTTTTATTTTAGTGTTATTATTATTTTTATTTTGTACATTTTGGGGATTTAAGGGATTTGAAATTTTAGGATACAAATTTAAGAATTTTAATGATTCTATACTAAAGGGATTAGATCTTCAGGGTGGAGTTTCTGTTTTACAAGAAATAGTTGATGAAAATGTAACCAAAGAAACACTTCAAAATACTAGAGAGTTATTATCTTTAAGAGTTAATAAATTTGGACTGAGCGAACCTGTTGTTACTATAGAGGGAAGTAATCGTATAAGAATTGATCTTGCGGGTGAATTTGATTCTAATGATATAGTTAAAACTCTGACATCTACGGGTCAATTAAATTTTAAAGATGAAGAAGGAAATGTACTGCTCACTGGTAGCGATGTTAAAAATGCTACTGCAGTTTTAACGCAAGATGGGAAAGCAATAATACAACTAAAATTTACTGATGAAGGCACGAAAAAATTTGCTGAAGCCACAGGTAAAAATATAAATAAAATTATAGAAATAAGTATGGACGACCAGATATTAACAAAGCCTGTGGTTAATACTCAAATAACTGATGGAGAAGCAGTAATAGAAGGATCAATGAGTTTTGAAGAGGCTAATAAAATTGCAAGTATTATTCAATCAGGAGCATTGCCAGTTACACTTAATACTATATCTGTGAATAAGGTTGGTCCGACATTAGGAGCAGAATCTCTTCCAAATACAATAAAGGCTGGTTTAATAGGATTTGTTTTTATATTAATCATTATGTTTATTAGATATAGATTTCCTGGAATTATTTCCGTATTTTCTTTAGCGATATATATGATCTTGTTTTTATTTGTATTTGCAATTATAGGTGCTGTACTGACATTGCCAGGTATAGCTGGTATATTATTAACTTTGGGAATGGCTATTGATTCTAATATTTTGATATTTGAGAGAATAAGGGAAGAATTAACAAAGGGAAAGTCAGTTAAAGTATCTATCAAAATCGGTTTTGATAAGGCTATGAATTCTATCCTAGACTCTAACATTACAACTATAATAGCAGGTCTAGTTTTATATTTTATTGGTACAGGTAGTGTAAAAGGTTTTGCAACAACTCTACTAATAGGTATAGTTCTAAGTATGTTTAGTTCTATAGTTATAACTAGATTTTTGATTAAGCTTTTCTATAATATGGGATTAAGATCTAAGAGGAGCTACGGATTTGATGAAAATGAACATAAGAAAAGTAAAGGAGTGATTATAGATGAACATAATGAAAAAATATAA
- the scfB gene encoding thioether cross-link-forming SCIFF peptide maturase — protein MELIHKFFIDDLRYVLDVNTGSLMEIDEITYDVLGSDKPLTLNEAMDKFGDKYLKQDLDEVLLEIQELINDNVLYTKDMYEEKVRINNEQEYMKAMCLNVVHDCNLKCKYCFADEGEYKGKREIMTLDVAKRALDFLISQSGPRYNIEVDLFGGEPLMAFDMIKKLVEYARSIEKKVNKNIRFTLTTNGILLNDEISEYLNKNMKNIILSIDGRKEVNDNMRLTAVGTGSYDIIIDKIKKLVDGREEGQEYYVRGTYTHQNLDFSNDFLHLVDKGFKEISLEPVVVKENEEISIRFEDLEQIYDEYDKIYRYLRDSIDEGKKVNFYHYNINLQGGPCVYKRVSACGAGFEYIAVTPSGDIYPCHQFVGKREFVIGNINSLYKDKISEPQIINEFKEANIYKKEDCNKCWARFYCSGGCQANNHEFTNSILNPYKIGCKLQKKRIEMAIALKAYEKSKEKVTS, from the coding sequence ATGGAATTGATTCACAAATTTTTTATAGATGATTTAAGATATGTTTTAGATGTTAACACAGGATCTCTTATGGAAATTGATGAAATTACTTATGATGTATTGGGATCGGACAAGCCACTTACATTAAATGAAGCTATGGACAAATTTGGAGATAAATACTTAAAACAAGATTTAGATGAAGTTTTATTAGAGATACAAGAATTGATTAATGATAATGTTTTGTATACGAAAGATATGTATGAAGAGAAGGTAAGAATAAATAATGAGCAAGAATATATGAAAGCAATGTGCTTAAATGTCGTTCATGATTGTAATTTAAAGTGTAAATATTGTTTTGCAGATGAAGGCGAATATAAAGGAAAAAGAGAAATAATGACTCTAGATGTTGCTAAGAGAGCGTTAGATTTTTTGATAAGCCAAAGTGGTCCAAGATATAACATCGAAGTTGATTTATTTGGTGGTGAACCACTTATGGCATTTGATATGATAAAGAAATTAGTAGAATACGCAAGAAGTATAGAGAAGAAAGTTAATAAAAACATAAGATTTACACTAACAACAAATGGAATTTTATTAAACGATGAAATTAGTGAATATTTAAATAAAAATATGAAAAATATAATATTGTCAATAGATGGTAGAAAAGAAGTTAATGACAATATGAGATTGACAGCGGTAGGAACTGGGTCTTACGATATTATAATTGATAAGATTAAGAAACTTGTAGATGGGAGAGAGGAAGGTCAGGAATACTATGTAAGAGGCACTTATACGCATCAAAATTTAGATTTTTCAAATGATTTTTTACATTTAGTTGATAAAGGATTTAAGGAAATTTCTCTTGAACCAGTTGTTGTAAAAGAAAATGAGGAAATATCCATACGCTTTGAAGATTTAGAACAAATTTATGATGAGTATGATAAAATTTATAGATATTTGAGAGATTCTATTGATGAAGGTAAAAAGGTTAATTTTTATCATTATAATATAAATTTACAAGGAGGTCCTTGTGTATACAAAAGAGTTTCTGCATGTGGTGCTGGATTCGAATATATAGCTGTTACTCCAAGTGGTGATATTTATCCATGCCATCAATTTGTTGGTAAGAGAGAGTTTGTTATTGGAAATATAAATTCTTTGTATAAGGATAAAATATCAGAACCCCAAATTATAAATGAATTTAAAGAAGCTAATATATATAAAAAGGAAGATTGTAATAAGTGTTGGGCTAGATTTTATTGTAGTGGAGGATGTCAGGCTAATAATCATGAATTTACAAATTCTATATTAAATCCATATAAAATAGGATGTAAGTTACAGAAAAAAAGAATTGAAATGGCTATAGCATTAAAAGCATATGAAAAGTCTAAGGAAAAAGTGACTAGTTAA
- the scfA gene encoding six-cysteine ranthipeptide SCIFF, translated as MKHIKILVKNTIKDTIKDTNCKECANSCQSACKTSCTVANIVCEK; from the coding sequence GTGAAACATATTAAAATTTTAGTTAAAAATACTATAAAAGATACTATAAAAGATACAAATTGTAAAGAATGTGCAAATTCTTGCCAATCTGCGTGTAAGACCTCTTGTACAGTAGCAAATATAGTTTGTGAAAAATAA
- a CDS encoding DUF4214 domain-containing protein, translating into MLFKKISKLLLSVMVGLVLVPNSINVMASEVANNMQNSVVSKNKNDRNPSESKPIEITSETSEEDFIKGINDNGSLIIIGQVKLTKKIVDAIEEKTKKEELVEILISNNSSLVIGDDVTSLNVNDLLEVTRDDEVKGPLIRIETNNPLNISGMLVSNKDLNEPMFDIASNTQVTFNSCKFNEGILNLDQLKDGIKFDFTSKVIGQDSITLSGLLNTSIELDNLDVQITIGHIAISQQAMEQTAKVDKIGNGEYKIEDLTFNDLQSGYSCFVGIALKGTDKQNNEYFISEADGLLDITFNTQLNTFNFERSRLDSNSVTFDVFFGTNGNDKNGNKQYPLTLEIREESGTVKEKLVLDGAEHKKQSYTINNLSQNTNYIAALFDNLGNEISRQTFKTLESSSGTSSNNMTNNKTEILSITSTDITRSDISDTSISILLSNQTLIDRFKKAKDISINTKGIKVSFDGTSRLKLEGLVPSKIYKNLTITYKDENSVNQTIDISQFKTKGGIDKVRDFVAEVYGNALDRDADEVGFAYWVNEIGNKTVSPKSFVINLLSENEFTNKNKTVDDKIKGLYRVIVNREPDDAGFEFWTNRYKELFAEENDDSSVLIKIANEMVNSDEFDKKVKFLFDDSNPQSTTETEKI; encoded by the coding sequence ATGTTATTTAAAAAAATATCAAAGTTACTTTTAAGTGTTATGGTTGGACTAGTTTTAGTACCTAATTCTATTAATGTTATGGCTAGTGAAGTTGCAAATAATATGCAAAATTCTGTTGTTTCAAAGAATAAAAATGATAGAAATCCTTCAGAATCAAAACCAATAGAAATTACATCTGAAACAAGTGAAGAAGATTTTATTAAAGGAATAAATGACAATGGGTCTTTGATTATAATAGGACAAGTTAAATTAACTAAAAAAATTGTTGATGCTATTGAAGAAAAAACAAAAAAAGAAGAACTTGTAGAGATCTTAATTAGTAATAATAGTTCCTTAGTAATAGGTGATGATGTTACTAGTTTAAATGTTAATGATTTATTAGAAGTAACAAGAGATGATGAAGTGAAAGGTCCTTTAATAAGAATAGAAACTAATAATCCTTTAAATATTAGTGGGATGTTGGTTTCAAATAAGGATTTAAATGAACCGATGTTTGATATAGCTTCTAATACACAAGTTACATTTAATTCATGTAAATTTAATGAGGGTATTTTGAATCTTGATCAATTGAAAGACGGAATTAAATTTGATTTTACAAGTAAAGTTATTGGACAAGATTCTATAACTTTATCTGGTTTATTAAATACATCTATTGAATTGGATAATTTGGATGTTCAAATTACAATTGGACATATAGCTATTTCACAGCAAGCAATGGAACAAACGGCTAAAGTTGACAAAATAGGTAATGGTGAATATAAAATTGAAGACTTAACTTTTAACGATTTACAAAGTGGATACAGTTGTTTTGTTGGTATTGCTCTTAAAGGTACAGATAAACAAAATAATGAATATTTTATAAGTGAAGCAGATGGATTATTAGATATTACGTTTAATACACAACTTAATACATTTAATTTTGAAAGGTCAAGACTTGATTCAAATAGTGTAACTTTTGATGTTTTTTTTGGAACAAATGGTAATGATAAAAATGGGAATAAACAATATCCGTTAACTCTTGAGATTAGAGAAGAATCTGGAACTGTTAAGGAAAAACTTGTTTTAGACGGAGCAGAACATAAAAAGCAATCATATACGATAAATAATTTATCTCAAAATACAAATTATATTGCTGCTTTATTTGATAATTTGGGTAATGAAATTTCTAGACAAACATTTAAAACTTTAGAATCAAGCTCTGGAACATCTTCTAATAATATGACTAATAATAAAACTGAGATATTAAGTATAACATCTACTGATATAACTAGGTCAGATATATCAGATACAAGTATTTCAATTCTTTTAAGCAACCAAACTTTAATAGATAGATTTAAGAAAGCTAAAGATATTTCTATTAATACTAAAGGAATAAAAGTATCATTTGATGGTACATCTAGACTTAAATTAGAAGGACTTGTTCCAAGTAAGATATACAAAAATCTTACTATAACTTATAAGGATGAAAATTCTGTTAATCAAACTATTGATATATCACAGTTCAAAACAAAAGGTGGTATTGATAAAGTAAGAGATTTTGTAGCTGAAGTATATGGAAATGCTTTAGATAGAGATGCTGATGAGGTGGGATTTGCTTATTGGGTAAATGAAATTGGAAATAAGACTGTATCACCTAAAAGTTTTGTAATAAACCTCTTATCTGAGAATGAATTTACTAATAAAAACAAAACAGTTGATGATAAAATAAAAGGTCTTTATCGAGTGATAGTTAATCGTGAGCCTGATGATGCTGGATTTGAATTTTGGACTAATCGTTATAAAGAGTTATTTGCTGAAGAAAATGATGATTCATCAGTCTTAATTAAGATTGCAAACGAAATGGTAAATTCAGATGAGTTTGATAAAAAAGTGAAATTTTTATTTGATGATTCTAATCCACAATCTACTACAGAAACAGAAAAGATTTAA
- the yajC gene encoding preprotein translocase subunit YajC has translation MSSFVNLLIPIGFLIILYVIMILPETRRRKKYQSMLDNIKVNDKVVTRGGIVAKVISIDNDKNEVVLETGPDKTRLTFLKNSIGTIASESIEKIENESNNA, from the coding sequence ATGAGTTCTTTTGTTAACCTACTTATACCTATAGGGTTTTTAATAATTTTATATGTAATAATGATACTTCCAGAAACAAGAAGAAGAAAGAAGTATCAATCAATGTTGGATAATATAAAAGTTAATGATAAGGTTGTTACTAGAGGTGGAATTGTTGCTAAAGTTATTTCAATAGATAATGATAAAAATGAAGTGGTTTTAGAAACAGGTCCAGATAAAACAAGATTAACTTTTTTGAAAAATTCTATAGGAACGATTGCTTCAGAATCTATAGAAAAAATTGAAAATGAGTCTAATAATGCGTAA
- the tgt gene encoding tRNA guanosine(34) transglycosylase Tgt yields MYKLLNVDGRARRGEFKTVHGTIQTPVFMNVGTQGVVKGAVSTMDLNKIDCQVELSNTYHLHLRPGDENIKKMGGLHKFINWNKPILTDSGGFQIFSLSKFRKITEERVEFNSHLDGKKIFIGPEESMKIQSNLASTIAMAFDECIPNPSERSYVIDSVFRTTRWLKRCIAEMDRLNKMDDTINPNQLLFGINQGGVYSDIRIEHAKQISDLDLPGYAIGGLAVGETKEEMYHIIDEVVPYLPKHKPIYLMGVGTPENILESIYRGVDFFDCVLPARNGRHGQLFTSTGKINLINKKFELDDRPIDEKCSCEACENYSRAYIRHLFKSKEMLSMRLCVLHNLNFYNKLLEESRKAIELNQFSNFKNQKFREWGIH; encoded by the coding sequence ATGTATAAATTATTGAATGTAGATGGTAGGGCTAGACGTGGTGAATTTAAGACAGTACATGGTACAATTCAAACGCCGGTTTTCATGAATGTTGGTACGCAAGGGGTTGTTAAAGGTGCAGTTTCAACTATGGATTTAAATAAAATAGATTGTCAAGTTGAATTATCCAATACATATCATTTGCATCTTAGACCTGGTGATGAAAATATAAAAAAAATGGGAGGACTACATAAATTTATTAATTGGAACAAACCAATTTTAACTGATTCTGGTGGTTTTCAAATTTTTTCACTTTCTAAATTTAGAAAAATAACAGAAGAGCGAGTAGAGTTTAATTCACACTTAGATGGCAAAAAAATTTTTATTGGACCAGAAGAGAGTATGAAAATACAAAGTAATTTGGCTTCTACAATAGCGATGGCATTTGATGAGTGTATACCAAATCCTTCCGAAAGAAGTTATGTTATTGATTCTGTTTTTCGTACTACTAGATGGCTAAAGAGATGTATTGCTGAAATGGACAGGTTAAATAAGATGGATGATACCATTAATCCTAATCAACTTTTATTTGGAATTAATCAAGGTGGTGTATATTCTGATATAAGAATTGAACATGCTAAACAAATTTCCGATTTAGATTTGCCTGGGTATGCTATAGGTGGATTGGCAGTTGGTGAAACGAAAGAAGAAATGTATCATATTATAGATGAAGTAGTTCCATATTTACCAAAACATAAGCCAATATATTTAATGGGTGTAGGTACTCCTGAAAATATTTTAGAATCGATATATAGAGGTGTTGATTTCTTTGATTGTGTTTTGCCAGCAAGGAATGGGAGGCATGGACAACTTTTTACTAGTACAGGCAAAATAAATTTAATTAATAAAAAATTTGAACTTGATGATAGACCTATTGATGAAAAATGTTCTTGTGAGGCATGTGAAAATTATTCTAGAGCATACATACGTCATCTATTTAAATCTAAGGAAATGTTATCCATGAGATTATGTGTATTGCATAATTTGAATTTTTATAATAAACTATTAGAAGAGAGTAGAAAAGCTATTGAATTAAATCAATTCTCTAATTTCAAGAATCAAAAGTTTAGAGAATGGGGAATACACTAA
- the queA gene encoding tRNA preQ1(34) S-adenosylmethionine ribosyltransferase-isomerase QueA: protein MDIALFDFDLPERLIAQKPLKNRDASKLMVVDRKNGNIVHSEFVNVINYMNKDDVLVLNDTRVFPARIYGESSYGGKIEVLLVKNIEGKIWEVMCKPGKRALVGKKFHFINGKIEMEVIGINPDGNRIVNFTYDGEIYDILNKNGTIPLPPYIKDVLEDKEKYQTVYSNKIGSIAAPTAGLHFTNELLLKIRNKGVKIVYITLHVGLGTFLPVKTNDIDNHNMHSEYYEISNEAAEFINLAKSKGNKIVSVGTTTVRVLETVFSKNGKCVGEKGYTDIFIKPGYKFSAVDSLITNFHLPKSTLIILISAFYNREKILTAYEEAILNEYRFFSFGDSMIII, encoded by the coding sequence ATGGATATAGCTTTATTTGATTTTGATTTACCAGAAAGACTTATAGCCCAGAAACCATTAAAGAACAGAGATGCATCTAAGTTAATGGTTGTTGATAGAAAGAACGGAAATATTGTACATAGTGAGTTTGTAAATGTAATTAATTATATGAATAAAGATGATGTATTGGTTTTAAATGATACGAGAGTTTTTCCGGCTAGAATTTATGGAGAAAGCAGTTATGGTGGAAAGATAGAAGTTCTATTAGTTAAAAATATAGAAGGTAAAATTTGGGAAGTTATGTGTAAACCTGGGAAGAGAGCTTTAGTTGGCAAAAAATTTCATTTTATAAATGGTAAAATTGAAATGGAAGTAATAGGTATAAATCCAGATGGTAATAGGATTGTTAATTTTACTTATGATGGGGAAATATATGATATTTTAAATAAAAATGGAACCATTCCATTACCACCATACATAAAAGATGTGTTGGAAGATAAAGAAAAGTATCAAACTGTTTATTCGAATAAAATAGGATCAATTGCTGCTCCTACAGCAGGACTCCATTTTACAAATGAATTATTGCTTAAAATAAGAAATAAAGGTGTAAAAATTGTATATATAACTTTGCATGTTGGATTGGGTACTTTTTTGCCAGTTAAGACAAATGATATAGATAATCATAATATGCACTCTGAGTATTATGAAATTAGCAATGAAGCTGCGGAGTTTATTAATTTAGCAAAATCTAAAGGAAATAAAATTGTATCTGTTGGAACTACAACTGTTAGGGTACTTGAAACTGTATTTAGTAAAAATGGTAAATGTGTAGGAGAAAAGGGATATACAGATATTTTTATAAAACCTGGATATAAGTTTAGCGCTGTTGACTCTCTAATAACTAATTTTCATTTACCTAAATCTACGCTTATTATATTAATTAGTGCATTTTATAACAGAGAAAAAATATTGACTGCTTATGAAGAAGCAATATTAAATGAGTATCGATTTTTTAGTTTTGGTGATAGTATGATTATAATTTAA
- the ruvB gene encoding Holliday junction branch migration DNA helicase RuvB — protein sequence MDDRLVNTSFSINDSKEYSLRPVSFDEYIGQGKVKNNLKVFIEAANIRGDSLDHVLFYGPPGLGKTTLATIISKEMNSNIKITSAPAIEKIGDLAAILTSLEEKEVLFIDEIHRLSRTVEEILYSAMEDYALDIIIGKGPQAKSIRIDLARFTLVGATTRLGLLTPPLRDRFGVLLAMDYYTNDELREIIVRSSRILFIDITDEAAIEIAKRSRGTPRVANRILKRVRDFAQVKKNNFVDLELVRYALDLLEIDEFGLDKIDRRILYALVFNFKGGPTGIETIAHFLSEETSTLEDVYEPFLIQQGFIIRTSRGRVATDKTYKYFNINR from the coding sequence ATGGATGACAGATTGGTTAACACATCATTTTCTATAAATGATTCAAAAGAATATAGTTTAAGACCTGTAAGCTTTGATGAATATATAGGACAGGGTAAGGTTAAGAATAATTTAAAAGTGTTTATTGAAGCAGCCAATATTAGAGGTGACTCATTAGATCATGTTTTATTTTATGGTCCACCTGGACTTGGTAAAACTACGCTTGCTACCATTATTTCTAAAGAAATGAATAGTAACATTAAGATAACCTCAGCTCCCGCTATAGAAAAAATAGGAGATTTAGCAGCAATATTAACATCTCTTGAAGAGAAGGAAGTACTGTTTATAGATGAAATACATAGATTGAGTCGTACGGTTGAAGAAATTTTATATAGTGCCATGGAAGATTATGCCCTGGATATAATTATTGGTAAAGGTCCACAAGCTAAATCGATAAGAATAGATTTAGCTAGGTTTACTTTAGTCGGAGCAACTACTAGATTGGGACTTTTAACGCCCCCTTTGAGAGATAGATTTGGTGTATTACTGGCAATGGATTATTATACAAATGATGAGTTGAGGGAAATAATAGTTAGGTCATCTCGAATTTTATTTATTGATATAACTGATGAGGCAGCTATTGAAATAGCGAAACGTTCTCGAGGTACGCCAAGGGTTGCTAATAGAATTTTAAAAAGAGTTCGTGACTTTGCACAAGTTAAAAAAAACAATTTTGTTGATCTAGAATTGGTTAGATATGCATTAGATCTTTTGGAAATCGATGAGTTTGGACTAGATAAAATAGATAGGAGAATTTTATATGCTTTAGTTTTTAATTTTAAAGGAGGACCTACAGGGATTGAAACTATAGCACATTTCTTGTCAGAAGAAACCAGCACTTTGGAAGATGTTTATGAACCTTTTCTTATACAACAAGGTTTTATTATTAGAACATCAAGAGGTAGAGTAGCAACTGATAAGACTTACAAATATTTTAATATTAATAGATAA
- the ruvA gene encoding Holliday junction branch migration protein RuvA: MYEYIEGIYKGLNKDYVIIENNGIGYKIFTSGNSICSMPDIDKKIKLYVEQIVREDFIGLYGFINHDELDMFLKLINISGIGAKAALSILSINTVDTLKEAIYYSDESMLMKANGVGKKTAQRIILELKDKIVLGSYDKVSEIIVDHKSNDILSESKEALLSLGFDDKSVNKVLNEVVKKFPYEPLEFIIKECLKNLMR, from the coding sequence ATGTACGAGTATATAGAGGGAATTTATAAAGGTTTAAATAAAGACTATGTAATTATAGAAAATAATGGTATAGGATATAAAATTTTTACATCGGGAAATAGTATTTGCTCGATGCCAGATATAGATAAAAAGATTAAACTTTACGTTGAACAAATAGTTAGAGAAGATTTTATAGGTTTGTATGGGTTTATAAATCATGATGAATTAGATATGTTTTTAAAATTAATAAATATAAGTGGAATCGGAGCTAAAGCTGCTTTGTCAATATTGTCGATTAATACTGTTGATACACTTAAAGAGGCTATTTATTATTCTGATGAATCTATGTTGATGAAAGCAAATGGTGTTGGAAAAAAAACAGCACAGCGAATAATACTTGAATTAAAGGATAAGATTGTGCTAGGAAGTTATGATAAGGTGAGTGAAATTATTGTTGATCACAAATCCAATGATATTTTATCCGAATCGAAGGAGGCGTTATTATCTTTGGGGTTTGATGATAAAAGTGTAAATAAAGTGTTAAATGAAGTAGTGAAAAAATTTCCTTATGAGCCGCTGGAATTTATAATAAAAGAGTGCTTGAAAAATTTAATGAGGTGA
- a CDS encoding YebC/PmpR family DNA-binding transcriptional regulator yields the protein MSGHSKWHNIQARKSKVDSKRSKIFTKLVKEISVAAKMGGSSIEGNSKLKDAIEKAQYNNIPKETIERAIKKGAGELSGDNYENLVYEGYGPFGVAVIVKALTDNKNRTAGNVRHIFSKFSGNLGSSGCVSYMFKEVGEIVVDSSQDISEDEIMEIAFNCGADDFQTHESDNVYVIKSSVENFKKIKEELESENIDFLEAEVMLQADTNVFLDSDEKINIIEKFIDALEDDDDVQEVFCNAEYEIDN from the coding sequence ATGTCAGGACATAGTAAATGGCATAATATACAAGCGAGAAAGAGTAAAGTTGATTCGAAAAGATCAAAAATTTTCACAAAACTTGTAAAAGAGATATCTGTTGCAGCGAAAATGGGAGGATCAAGTATCGAAGGAAATTCGAAACTTAAAGATGCTATAGAAAAGGCACAATATAATAATATTCCTAAAGAAACAATAGAGAGAGCTATTAAGAAAGGGGCAGGAGAATTAAGCGGGGATAATTATGAAAATTTAGTTTACGAAGGCTATGGACCATTTGGAGTTGCAGTCATAGTTAAAGCGTTGACCGATAATAAAAATAGAACTGCAGGTAATGTAAGACATATATTTTCTAAATTTTCTGGAAATCTTGGATCTAGTGGTTGTGTCAGTTATATGTTTAAAGAAGTTGGTGAGATTGTAGTCGATAGTTCTCAAGATATTAGTGAAGATGAGATAATGGAAATTGCTTTTAATTGTGGTGCTGATGATTTTCAAACTCACGAAAGTGATAATGTTTATGTAATTAAGAGTAGTGTTGAAAATTTTAAAAAAATAAAGGAGGAGCTTGAATCTGAAAATATTGATTTTTTAGAAGCTGAAGTAATGTTGCAAGCAGATACAAATGTTTTTTTGGATTCTGATGAGAAAATTAATATAATAGAAAAGTTTATAGATGCATTAGAAGATGATGATGATGTTCAAGAAGTTTTTTGTAATGCAGAATATGAAATTGATAATTAA
- a CDS encoding nucleotide pyrophosphohydrolase: MELNDSRVNLEELKIIIKNFESERGWDKFRNPKDLSMSIAIEAAELMEIFQWDTTDEANNIKNSDKFEHFCEELADVMIYSISLANSLDIDLYKNIMEKLRKNSIKYPKKK, translated from the coding sequence ATGGAGTTAAATGATTCAAGAGTTAATCTAGAAGAGCTGAAAATAATAATAAAAAATTTCGAGTCAGAACGTGGATGGGATAAGTTTAGGAATCCTAAAGATCTTAGCATGAGTATAGCAATCGAAGCAGCAGAACTTATGGAAATATTTCAGTGGGATACAACCGACGAAGCAAATAACATTAAAAATAGCGATAAATTTGAACATTTCTGTGAAGAATTAGCAGATGTTATGATATATTCAATTTCTTTGGCTAATAGCTTGGATATTGATTTGTACAAGAATATAATGGAAAAATTACGTAAAAATTCTATAAAATATCCTAAGAAAAAATAA
- a CDS encoding YigZ family protein, producing MDYKTIIGETEYKFEEKKSIFIGYIKHIESEYEAKKFIDDIKTKHHEARHNVYAYVIGNDMLIQRYTDDGEPRGTAGIPIIELIKKRGLTDIIVVVTRYFGGILLGVGGLTRAYVNGASGVIDKAKIVDRVLGKEISIIVPYEIIGKLQYFFDVNKIHVDNVLYEEKVIFKVRIEKIIVNKLLSDITDLTSNNFDVEISDDVMYFKNEGRYFLNNEIQ from the coding sequence TTGGATTACAAAACTATAATAGGTGAAACAGAATACAAGTTTGAAGAAAAGAAATCTATTTTTATAGGATACATTAAGCATATTGAGTCAGAATATGAGGCTAAAAAATTTATAGATGATATAAAGACTAAGCATCATGAAGCTAGGCACAATGTTTATGCTTATGTAATTGGTAATGATATGTTGATTCAAAGATATACAGATGATGGAGAGCCACGAGGTACGGCAGGAATACCAATAATAGAATTAATTAAGAAAAGAGGATTAACAGATATTATTGTTGTAGTAACAAGGTATTTCGGAGGAATTCTTTTAGGTGTTGGAGGATTGACTAGGGCTTATGTAAATGGTGCCAGTGGAGTGATCGATAAAGCGAAGATAGTTGATAGAGTTTTAGGTAAAGAAATCTCAATAATTGTTCCGTATGAGATTATTGGAAAATTACAGTACTTTTTTGATGTAAATAAAATTCATGTAGATAATGTTTTATATGAAGAAAAGGTTATATTTAAAGTTAGAATTGAAAAAATTATTGTAAATAAGCTTTTATCCGATATAACTGATCTAACTTCGAATAATTTTGATGTTGAAATTAGCGATGATGTTATGTATTTTAAAAATGAGGGAAGATATTTTTTAAATAATGAGATTCAATAA